The Methylobacterium currus genome contains a region encoding:
- a CDS encoding glycoside hydrolase family 108 protein: MAATTFERALSLVLIHEGGWSDDPADPGGATNLGVTIGTLSLWLGRPATRAEVRALTPASVAPLYRRRFWDAIQGDALPAGLDYALFDFAVNSGPKRAVIGLQRALGLADDGRLGPVTLAALQGRDGPGLIDAVCDGRLTFLRALSTWPRFGRGWGRRVEEVRAAALGFQAAPNGAAAPFVCPTCGKRVAA, from the coding sequence ATGGCCGCGACGACGTTCGAGCGGGCGCTTTCGCTCGTCCTGATTCATGAAGGCGGATGGTCGGACGACCCGGCCGACCCGGGCGGGGCCACCAACCTCGGGGTGACGATCGGCACGTTGAGCCTGTGGCTCGGCCGGCCGGCGACGCGGGCGGAGGTGCGGGCGCTGACGCCGGCGAGCGTGGCGCCGCTCTACCGTCGCCGGTTCTGGGACGCGATCCAGGGCGATGCGCTGCCGGCGGGGCTCGACTACGCGCTGTTCGACTTCGCGGTGAACAGCGGGCCGAAGCGGGCCGTGATCGGGCTGCAGCGGGCGCTCGGGCTCGCCGATGACGGGCGGCTCGGCCCGGTGACGCTGGCAGCGCTTCAGGGCCGGGACGGGCCGGGGCTGATCGACGCCGTGTGCGACGGGCGGCTGACGTTCCTGCGGGCGCTCTCGACCTGGCCGCGCTTCGGCCGCGGCTGGGGCCGGCGGGTCGAGGAGGTGCGCGCCGCGGCCCTCGGCTTCCAGGCCGCCCCGAACGGAGCCGCCGCGCCGTTCGTGTGCCCCACCTGCGGCAAGCGTGTCGCGGCCTGA